One genomic segment of Musa acuminata AAA Group cultivar baxijiao chromosome BXJ3-3, Cavendish_Baxijiao_AAA, whole genome shotgun sequence includes these proteins:
- the LOC135634307 gene encoding xylose isomerase-like isoform X2 — protein sequence MKFKMILLLFLLALVVSTVNAEGPHVCAANLEAKCDGGSSDGWKGEFFPGISKIKYEGPTSKNPLSYKWYNAEEEILGKKMKDWFRFSVAFWHTFRGTGADPFGAPTKSWPWEDGTNSLAMAKRRMRAHFEFMDKLGVERWCFHDRDIAPDGKTLVETNANLDEVVALAKELQEGNKIKLLWGTAQLFFHPRYMHGAATSSEVGVYAYAAAQVKKAMEVTHYLGGENYVFWGGREGYQSLLNTDMQRELDHLARFLKAAADYKKKIGFNGTLLIEPKPQEPTKHQYDWDAATAYAFLQKYGLLGEFKLNIECNHATLSGHSCHHELETARINGLLGNIDANTGDPQIGWDTDQFLTDIGEATLVMLSVVRNGGIAPGGFNFDAKLRRESTDVEDLFIAHISGMDTLARGLRNVAKLTEDGSLAELVRKRYQSFDTEIGALIEAGKADLETLEKKVMEWGEPSVPSGKQELAEMIFQSAL from the exons ATGAAGTTTAAGATGATACTGCTGTTGTTCCTCTTGGCCTTGGTTGTATCAACTGTT AATGCAGAAGGTCCGCATGTTTGCGCGGCCAATCTTGAGGCTAAGTGTGATGGTGGTTCTTCCGATGGTTGGAAAGGGGAGTTCTTCCCAggcatatcaaaaatcaaatatgaA GGCCCGACAAGCAAAAATCCACTTTCTTATAAGTGGTATAATGCTGAGGAAGAGATACTTGGAAAGAAAATGAAG GATTGGTTTCGATTTAGTGTTGCCTTTTGGCACACCTTTCGTGGGACTGGTGCTGATCCTTTTGGTGCGCCAACAAAATCATGGCCATGGGAGGATGGTACAAATTCATTGGCTATGGCCAAAAGAAGAA TGAGAGCACACTTTGAGTTCATGGACAAGCTTGGAGTTGAAAGATGGTGCTTTCATGACAGAGATATAGCCCCAGATGGTAAAACACTCGTG GAGACAAATGCAAACTTGGATGAAGTTGTAGCTCTTGCAAAGGAACTTCAG GAGGGAAATAAAATCAAACTATTGTGGGGTACAGCTCAGCTTTTCTTTCATCCACGCTACATGCATGGAGCTGCTACTAG CTCAGAGGTTGGAGTTTATGCTTATGCAGCTGCTCAAGTCAAGAAGGCCATGGAG GTGACACATTATCTAGGCGGAGAGAACTATGTTTTTTGGGGTGGGCGTGAAGGGTATCAATCTCTTCTAAACACTGATATGCAAAGAGAGCTCGATCACTTG GCAAGATTTCTTAAAGCTGCTGCTGATTATAAAAAGAAGATTGGGTTCAATG GAACTCTTCTAATAGAACCTAAACCGCAAGAACCAACAAAACACCA ATATGACTGGGATGCTGCAACTGCCTATGCTTTTCTTCAAAAGTATGGCCTTTTAG GAGAGTTCAAGTTGAATATTGAATGTAACCATGCTACTTTATCTGGTCATAG CTGTCATCATGAGCTTGAAACTGCACGGATAAATGGTTTGCTTGGAAATATTGATGCGAATACTGGTGATCCCCAGATTG GTTGGGATACAGATCAGTTCCTTACAGATATTGGAGAAGCAACCCTAGTTATGTTAAGTGTTGTCAGAAAT GGAGGAATTGCACCTGGTGGATTCAACTTTGATGCAAAACT GCGGAGAGAGAGCACCGATGTTGAGGACCTGTTCATTGCTCATATTTCTGGAATGGACACATTAGCCCGTGGACTGCGAAATGTTGCGAAACTAACCGAG GATGGTTCCCTGGCCGAGCTTGTTCGGAAACGCTACCAAAGCTTTGACACAGAGATTGGTGCTCTAATTGAG GCTGGGAAAGCAGATTTGGAGACTCTTGAGAAGAAGGTCATGGAATGGGGTGAGCCATCTGTTCCATCTGGGAAACAG GAACTCGCTGAGATGATATTTCAATCTGCATTATAG
- the LOC135634307 gene encoding xylose isomerase-like isoform X1 encodes MISGFSFASSSDLFLSVLGDRKREERCDFFELGLKVLFAMKFKMILLLFLLALVVSTVNAEGPHVCAANLEAKCDGGSSDGWKGEFFPGISKIKYEGPTSKNPLSYKWYNAEEEILGKKMKDWFRFSVAFWHTFRGTGADPFGAPTKSWPWEDGTNSLAMAKRRMRAHFEFMDKLGVERWCFHDRDIAPDGKTLVETNANLDEVVALAKELQEGNKIKLLWGTAQLFFHPRYMHGAATSSEVGVYAYAAAQVKKAMEVTHYLGGENYVFWGGREGYQSLLNTDMQRELDHLARFLKAAADYKKKIGFNGTLLIEPKPQEPTKHQYDWDAATAYAFLQKYGLLGEFKLNIECNHATLSGHSCHHELETARINGLLGNIDANTGDPQIGWDTDQFLTDIGEATLVMLSVVRNGGIAPGGFNFDAKLRRESTDVEDLFIAHISGMDTLARGLRNVAKLTEDGSLAELVRKRYQSFDTEIGALIEAGKADLETLEKKVMEWGEPSVPSGKQELAEMIFQSAL; translated from the exons ATGATCTCGGGGTTTTCCTTCGCTTCATCTTCGGATCTCTTTTTGTCGGTTCTAGGagatagaaagagagaagaaagatGCGATTTTTTTGAGTTAGGACTG AAAGTTTTGTTCGCTATGAAGTTTAAGATGATACTGCTGTTGTTCCTCTTGGCCTTGGTTGTATCAACTGTT AATGCAGAAGGTCCGCATGTTTGCGCGGCCAATCTTGAGGCTAAGTGTGATGGTGGTTCTTCCGATGGTTGGAAAGGGGAGTTCTTCCCAggcatatcaaaaatcaaatatgaA GGCCCGACAAGCAAAAATCCACTTTCTTATAAGTGGTATAATGCTGAGGAAGAGATACTTGGAAAGAAAATGAAG GATTGGTTTCGATTTAGTGTTGCCTTTTGGCACACCTTTCGTGGGACTGGTGCTGATCCTTTTGGTGCGCCAACAAAATCATGGCCATGGGAGGATGGTACAAATTCATTGGCTATGGCCAAAAGAAGAA TGAGAGCACACTTTGAGTTCATGGACAAGCTTGGAGTTGAAAGATGGTGCTTTCATGACAGAGATATAGCCCCAGATGGTAAAACACTCGTG GAGACAAATGCAAACTTGGATGAAGTTGTAGCTCTTGCAAAGGAACTTCAG GAGGGAAATAAAATCAAACTATTGTGGGGTACAGCTCAGCTTTTCTTTCATCCACGCTACATGCATGGAGCTGCTACTAG CTCAGAGGTTGGAGTTTATGCTTATGCAGCTGCTCAAGTCAAGAAGGCCATGGAG GTGACACATTATCTAGGCGGAGAGAACTATGTTTTTTGGGGTGGGCGTGAAGGGTATCAATCTCTTCTAAACACTGATATGCAAAGAGAGCTCGATCACTTG GCAAGATTTCTTAAAGCTGCTGCTGATTATAAAAAGAAGATTGGGTTCAATG GAACTCTTCTAATAGAACCTAAACCGCAAGAACCAACAAAACACCA ATATGACTGGGATGCTGCAACTGCCTATGCTTTTCTTCAAAAGTATGGCCTTTTAG GAGAGTTCAAGTTGAATATTGAATGTAACCATGCTACTTTATCTGGTCATAG CTGTCATCATGAGCTTGAAACTGCACGGATAAATGGTTTGCTTGGAAATATTGATGCGAATACTGGTGATCCCCAGATTG GTTGGGATACAGATCAGTTCCTTACAGATATTGGAGAAGCAACCCTAGTTATGTTAAGTGTTGTCAGAAAT GGAGGAATTGCACCTGGTGGATTCAACTTTGATGCAAAACT GCGGAGAGAGAGCACCGATGTTGAGGACCTGTTCATTGCTCATATTTCTGGAATGGACACATTAGCCCGTGGACTGCGAAATGTTGCGAAACTAACCGAG GATGGTTCCCTGGCCGAGCTTGTTCGGAAACGCTACCAAAGCTTTGACACAGAGATTGGTGCTCTAATTGAG GCTGGGAAAGCAGATTTGGAGACTCTTGAGAAGAAGGTCATGGAATGGGGTGAGCCATCTGTTCCATCTGGGAAACAG GAACTCGCTGAGATGATATTTCAATCTGCATTATAG
- the LOC135632710 gene encoding bidirectional sugar transporter SWEET14-like, giving the protein MLVITIVNPFATAAGLLGNIISFLVVLAPVPTFYRIYRKKSTESFDSVPYVVALFSAMLWVFYGLLTLDVLLLTINTGACIIEMIYLTIYLIYASKKPRAFTLKLISLVNVGIYGSLVLFTTLFVKGKRRIDVTGWICASFAVSVFAAPLSIIRLVIRTKSVEYMPFSLSFFLTLSAVAWFSYGILLGDLFVALPNVVGFMFGIAQIIIYFVYVNSKKAETKPKLNAEAMPAAATLDSVVELPEKKGVPQPVVCEFASVIEV; this is encoded by the exons ATGCTGGTCATCACCATTGTGAACCCTTTTGCTACAGCAGCTGGCCTCTTAG GTAACATCATATCATTTCTGGTGGTTTTGGCCCCTGT GCCAACATTTTACAGGATCTACAGGAAGAAATCAACAGAGTCATTTGATTCAGTGCCATATGTGGTGGCCTTGTTCAGTGCCATGCTGTGGGTTTTCTATGGGCTCCTCACTCTAGATGTGCTACTGCTCACCATCAACACTGGAGCTTGCATAATTGAAATGATCTATCTCACAATATACCTAATCTATGCTTCCAAGAAACCCAGG GCTTTCACACTGAAGTTAATATCCTTGGTCAATGTGGGGATCTATGGATCTCTAGTCCTCTTCACCACCCTATTTGTCAAGGGAAAAAGGCGAATCGATGTTACTGGATGGATATGTGCCTCCTTTGCAGTCAGCGTATTCGCGGCTCCTCTGAGCATTATA AGGCTGGTGATAAGAACTAAAAGCGTGGAGTACATGCCATTCTCACTCTCCTTCTTCCTCACGCTATCTGCAGTTGCATGGTTCAGCTACGGAATTCTTCTGGGCGATCTATTCGTAGCA CTTCCAAACGTTGTGGGCTTCATGTTTGGCATCGCCCAAATCATCATCTACTTCGTGTACGTCAACTCTAAGAAGGCCGAAACAAAGCCAAAACTCAACGCAGAGGCCATGCCTGCAGCAGCAACACTGGACTCTGTCGTTGAACTCCCGGAGAAGAAGGGCGTTCCACAGCCGGTGGTCTGCGAGTTCGCATCGGTGATTGAAGTGTAG
- the LOC135633486 gene encoding receptor-like cytoplasmic kinase 185, translating to MGCFTCFGSPSQREEEEEVKKKRREGKGGGDRKREPSSRRGSSDKLTARTGSDSKKEASASKDGNAGHIAAQTFTFRELAAATKNFRQDCLLGEGGFGRVYRGRLENGQVVAVKQLDRNGLQGNREFLVEVLMLSLLHHPNLVNLIGYCADGDQRLLVYEFMRLGSLEDHLHDIPADKEPLDWNTRMKIAAGAAKGLEYLHDKANPPVIYRDFKSSNILLSEGYHPKLSDFGLAKLGPVGDKTHVSTRVMGTYGYCAPEYAMTGQLTVKSDVYSFGVVFLELITGRKAIDNTRPAGEQNLVAWARPLFKERRKFPKMADPLLQGHYPMRGLYQALAVAAMCLQEQAATRPLIGDVVTALSYLASQTYDQNAATAQNTRVGPSTPRSRSGFDNQQAVHSPHRNSPDLRQRDLVKGVSKGAKHGRGGSGGGSGRKWGLDELETQESQMDSPVHVGRARDSAKNIDRDVVREYAVAEAKVWGENSRERERQQKNALGIFNGTHE from the exons ATGGGCTGTTTTACATGTTTTGGATCGCCCAgtcagagggaggaggaggaggaggtgaagaagaagaggagagaaggAAAGGGTGGTGGGGATCGCAAGAGGGAGCCGTCGTCGCGTCGTGGCAGTTCCG ACAAACTGACGGCAAGGACCGGTTCAGACTCCAAAAAGGAAGCATCGGCTTCCAAAGATGGCAATGCCGGGCATATTGCAGCACAGACATTCACTTTCCGTGAGCTTGCTGCTGCCACTAAGAACTTTAGACAAGATTGTCTTTTGGGTGAAGGTGGTTTTGGCCGTGTATATAGAGGAAGGTTGGAGAATGGACAG GTAGTTGCTGTTAAACAACTTGACAGAAATGGTCTCCAGGGTAACAGGGAGTTTTTGGTTGAAGTTCTCATGCTTAGCCTCTTACATCACCCTAATCTTGTCAATCTCATTGGTTATTGTGCTGATGGTGATCAACGGCTGCTTGTCTATGAGTTTATGCGTTTGGGGTCATTAGAAGATCATTTACATG ATATTCCAGCTGATAAGGAACCACTGGACTGGAATACCCGTATGAAAATAGCAGCTGGTGCAGCAAAAGGTTTGGAGTACCTGCATGATAAGGCAAACCCGCCAGTTATTTATCGTGACTTTAAATCATCAAATATACTTCTTAGTGAAGGATATCATCCAAAGTTGTCAGATTTTGGGCTTGCAAAGCTTGGTCCTGTTGGTGACAAGACTCATGTCTCTACAAGAGTGATGGGAACGTATGGTTACTGTGCTCCGGAGTATGCTATGACAGGGCAGTTAACGGTGAAATCTGATGTTTATAGTTTTGGTGTTGTCTTTCTTGAACTGATTACTGGGCGTAAAGCGATTGACAACACGAGGCCTGCAGGAGAACAGAATCTAGTTGCATGG GCTCGTCCATTATTTAAAGAGCGTAGAAAATTCCCCAAAATGGCCGACCCATTGCTACAAGGCCATTATCCAATGAGAGGCCTATATCAGGCACTGGCCGTTGCAGCAATGTGCCTGCAGGAGCAAGCAGCTACTCGACCTCTCATAGGGGATGTCGTGACAGCACTCTCATATTTAGCTTCACAAACTTATGATCAGAATGCAGCAACTGCTCAGAATACTAGGGTTGGTCCATCTACCCCAAGGTCTAGAAGTGGTTTTGATAATCAACAAGCTGTCCATTCACCGCATCGAAATTCTCCAGACCTTAGGCAAAGGGATCTAGTCAAGGGAGTAAGTAAAGGTGCAAAACATGGGAGAGGTGGCTCCGGTGGTGGCTCTGGTCGTAAGTGGGGCTTGGATGAATTGGAGACTCAAGAGTCTCAGATGGATAGCCCAGTCCATGTAGGCAGAGCACGAGACTCCGCAAAAAATATTGACCGGGATGTTGTGAGGGAGTATGCTGTTGCAGAGGCCAAAGTATGGGGTGAAaattcgagagagagagagagacaacagAAAAATGCACTAGGTATCTTCAACGGAACACATGAATAG
- the LOC103977714 gene encoding LOW QUALITY PROTEIN: zinc finger CCCH domain-containing protein 6 (The sequence of the model RefSeq protein was modified relative to this genomic sequence to represent the inferred CDS: inserted 2 bases in 1 codon): MELYGRGPAPGGARPDPDTGLEESMWRLGLGSGGGSGGTLQYPERPGELDCAYYMRTGTCSYGEKCRYNHPRDRGAMTGAGRTGAMEYPERVDQPVCEFYMRTGNCKFGSTCKYHHPRQGGGSAQPVSLNYCGYPLRPGEKECAYYMKTGQCKFGFTCKFHHPQPGGSSVPSPASAFYPTVQHPSVPPPHQYPPYAGWQVARPSVLPGSYLQGSYAPMLLSPGVVPVQGWNPYTGPVNSSVSPAGQQTVQPGPIYGVQNQASSTNPALAGAQTPTLSPAGTLTASQRENKFPERPGQPECQFYMKTGDCKYGAMCKYHHPPDWRIPRMNVVLSALGLPLRPGAQPCTYYMQHGLCKFGQTCKFDHPISTVSYSSSASSLSDMPVPYPIGFSVATLAPSSSSSELRPEFISIKERFXFRIPTENRSSSSIGSIFSNKGFLPHSLIQPQNSASSSINSSPILVHVISSSR; this comes from the exons ATGGAGCTGTATGGACGTGGCCCCGCGCCGGGTGGCGCTCGCCCCGACCCGGACACCGGCCTCGAAG AGTCCATGTGGAGATTGGGCTTAGGCAGTGGCGGCGGTAGTGGCGGCACTCTGCAGTACCCGGAGAGGCCCGGAGAGCTGGATTGTGCCTATTACATGCGTACCGGAACGTGCAGCTACGGGGAGAAGTGCCGCTACAATCACCCCCGCGACCGTGGAGCG ATGACCGGAGCAGGAAGGACTGGAGCTATGGAGTATCCAGAGCGAGTCGATCAGCCTGTGTGCGAG TTCTATATGAGGACTGGGAATTGCAAATTTGGTTCTACTTGCAAGTATCACCACCCTAGACAAGGAGGTGGATCTGCACAGCCAGTCTCACTAAATTATTGTGGATATCCATTACGACCG GGGGAAAAAGAGTGTGCCTACTACATGAAGACTGGTCAGTGCAAGTTTGGTTTTACCTGTAAATTCCATCACCCACAACCTGGTGGGTCTTCTGTGCCCTCTCCTGCATCAGCATTTTATCCAACGGTGCAGCATCCATCGGTTCCTCCACCTCATCAGTATCCACCTTATGCTGGCTGGCAAGTTGCGAGACCTTCAGTGCTCCCTGGATCATATTTGCAAGGGTCTTATGCTCCAATGCTGCTCTCTCCTGGGGTCGTTCCAGTCCAGGGCTGGAACCCTTATACG GGACCTGTAAACTCCAGTGTGTCACCTGCTGGTCAACAAACAGTTCAACCAGGACCAATCTATGGGGTACAGAACCAGGCGTCTTCAACCAATCCAGCTTTGGCTGGAGCACAAACACCTACTTTGTCACCTGCTGGAACTTTGACTGCTAGCCAGAGGGAAAACAAATTTCCTGAGAGACCTGGCCAACCTGAATGCCAGTTCTACATGAAGACGGGGGATTGTAAATATGGAGCCATGTGTAAATACCATCATCCACCAGATTGGAGAATCCCAAGGATGAATGTTGTTCTTAGTGCTCTAGGTCTCCCCCTTCGACCG GGAGCTCAACCTTGCACTTACTACATGCAGCATGGATTATGCAAATTTGGACAGACATGCAAATTTGACCATCCGATTTCAACTGTGAGCTAcagttcttctgcatcttctctcTCTGACATGCCAGTTCCTTACCCTATTGGATTTTCAGTAGCCACCTTGGCCCCCTCCTCATCATCCTCAGAGCTACGGCCCGAATTCATTTCTATCAAAGAGCGTtt ttttaggatcccaactgagAACCGATCTAGCAGCTCCATTGGTTCAATCTTTTCAAATAAGGGTTTTCTTCCCCACTCACTCATTCAACCTCAAAATTCTGCATCAAGTAGTATCAACAGCAGCCCAATTCTTGTTCATGTTATCTCTAGTTCAAGATGA